In Mustela nigripes isolate SB6536 chromosome 2, MUSNIG.SB6536, whole genome shotgun sequence, a single window of DNA contains:
- the LOC132009809 gene encoding charged multivesicular body protein 2b, with translation MASLFKKKTVDDVIKEQNRELRGTQRAIIRDRAALEKQEKQLELEIKKMAKIGNKEACRVLAKQLVHLRKQKTRTFAVSSKVTSMSTQTKVMNSQMKMAGAMSTTAKTMQAVNKKMDPQKTLQTMQNFQKENMKMEMTEEMINDTLDDIFDGSDDEEESQDIVNQVLDEIGIEISGKMAKAPSAARSLPSASTSKATISDEEIERQLKALGVD, from the coding sequence ATGGCGTCTCTCTTCAAGAAGAAAACCGTGGATGATGTAATAAAGGAACAGAATCGAGAATTACGAGGTACACAGAGGGCTATAATCAGAGATCGAGCAGCtttagagaaacaagaaaaacagctggagttagaaattaagaaaatggctAAGATTGGTAATAAAGAAGCTTGCAGAGTTTTAGCCAAACAGCTTGTACATCTacggaaacaaaaaacaagaactttTGCTGTAAGTTCAAAAGTCACTTCTATGTCGACACAAACAAAAGTGATGAATTCCCAGATGAAGATGGCAGGAGCAATGTCTACTACAGCAAAAACAATGCAAGCAGTTAACAAGAAGATGGATCCACAAAAAACATTACAAACAATGCagaatttccagaaggaaaacatgaaaatggaaatgactgAAGAAATGATCAATGACACACTTGATGACATCTTTGATGGCtctgatgatgaagaagaaagcCAAGATATTGTAAATCAAGTTCTTGATGAAATTGGAATTGAAATCTCTGGAAAGATGGCCAAAGCCCCATCAGCTGCCCGAAGCTTACCATCTGCCTCTACTTCAAAGGCTACAATCTCCGATGAAGAGATTGAACGGCAACTCAAAGCTTTAGGAGTAGATTAG